From the Acaryochloris thomasi RCC1774 genome, one window contains:
- a CDS encoding DUF4269 domain-containing protein, translated as MLKLKKTPPWQQDWKDLTYLLDGTATQQAAYSALDSLQMASLLQRFDPILVGTIPLDIDIPGSDLDIVCCTANVDDFAQFLFETFSHYQNFELRRKRVGGVESAIATFTHQDFPIELFGQPRPTLSQAAVRHLDVEARLLHYSSEKVRQQMRQLKSQGFKTEPAFAIAFSLIGDSYQALLDLSDQPDEVLISIISASKLNMEN; from the coding sequence ATGCTGAAACTCAAAAAGACGCCTCCATGGCAGCAAGACTGGAAAGATTTGACCTATCTTCTTGACGGTACAGCCACTCAACAAGCTGCCTACTCTGCCCTGGACTCACTCCAGATGGCTTCTTTACTCCAGCGCTTTGATCCGATTTTGGTCGGCACTATCCCGCTGGATATTGACATTCCTGGTAGCGATCTTGATATCGTCTGCTGTACTGCCAACGTAGATGACTTTGCTCAGTTTCTATTTGAGACCTTTAGCCACTACCAGAACTTTGAGCTGCGGCGGAAACGTGTGGGTGGTGTGGAAAGTGCGATCGCAACCTTCACCCACCAAGACTTCCCCATCGAACTCTTCGGTCAGCCACGCCCCACACTGTCTCAAGCCGCCGTTCGGCATCTAGACGTGGAAGCCCGTCTTCTGCACTACAGCAGCGAGAAAGTGCGCCAGCAGATGCGTCAACTGAAAAGCCAAGGCTTCAAAACGGAACCCGCTTTTGCGATCGCCTTTTCGCTAATTGGAGACTCCTACCAAGCGTTATTGGACCTTTCGGATCAGCCGGATGAGGTGTT